A DNA window from Paraburkholderia sp. IMGN_8 contains the following coding sequences:
- a CDS encoding zinc ribbon domain-containing protein, translated as MTFHVFQCKQCGSALFPARYCCPACGGAEWVKRAVEGGFVAETTVVRHRVGAEGGRDVHLASVVTSAGPIVIARLDRAMRSGDAVRIDIDDAGRILAYGI; from the coding sequence ATGACATTCCACGTGTTCCAGTGCAAGCAGTGTGGATCGGCGCTGTTCCCCGCGCGCTATTGCTGCCCCGCATGCGGCGGCGCCGAGTGGGTCAAGCGCGCGGTGGAGGGCGGCTTCGTCGCCGAGACGACCGTTGTGCGTCATCGCGTCGGGGCAGAGGGCGGTCGCGATGTGCATCTTGCGAGCGTGGTGACGAGCGCCGGGCCCATTGTGATCGCGCGGCTCGATCGCGCAATGCGATCGGGCGACGCGGTGCGTATCGACATCGACGACGCGGGCCGCATTCTCGCTTACGGGATTTGA
- a CDS encoding thiolase family protein, translating into MPFSHFPDVLHDVLLTAAVEVPYRRQPTAASTGDLLAQAFGAALAESGLSAKDVDGLGVASFTLAPDHAIDVAWRLGLSPRWCMDDCHGGASAINLLQHAIRAIQHGDAKVIALVSGDRFEPADFKQLVEHYNLTTRNLLRPLENGGPNSLFAMLTQRHAKRHGLTRRDYGALCVAQRGWAAQNPQAVYRTPLTIDAYLDAPMVAEPLGRFDCVPVVSGANAVILARADLVRHTVNVRVLALQCLYNPDHQSDDGLQTSLAAIADDLWRKAGLTPDDMDLVSVYDDYPVMVLAQLADLGFAPDGDLRALIARIGLRELAVNTSGGQLSAGQAGAAGGMHGLVEAITQLRGAAGERQVRDAQRAVVSGYGMVEYRYGMCANAVVLERDRRGAQ; encoded by the coding sequence ATGCCATTCAGCCACTTCCCTGACGTGCTCCATGATGTGCTGCTGACGGCGGCCGTCGAGGTGCCGTACCGCCGTCAGCCGACGGCGGCGTCCACCGGAGATCTGCTTGCGCAAGCGTTCGGCGCGGCGCTCGCCGAGTCGGGTTTGTCGGCGAAGGACGTGGACGGCCTCGGCGTGGCGTCCTTCACGCTCGCGCCCGATCACGCCATCGACGTCGCGTGGCGCCTCGGCCTCAGCCCGCGCTGGTGCATGGACGATTGCCACGGCGGCGCGAGCGCGATCAACCTGCTTCAGCACGCGATCCGCGCGATTCAGCACGGCGACGCGAAGGTCATCGCGCTGGTGTCCGGCGACCGTTTCGAACCCGCCGACTTCAAGCAACTGGTCGAGCATTACAACCTGACGACACGCAACTTGCTGCGTCCGCTCGAGAACGGCGGCCCGAACAGTCTGTTCGCCATGCTCACGCAGCGTCATGCGAAACGGCATGGCCTGACGCGCCGCGATTACGGCGCGCTGTGCGTCGCGCAACGCGGCTGGGCCGCGCAGAACCCGCAGGCTGTCTATCGCACGCCGCTGACGATCGACGCGTATCTCGACGCGCCGATGGTCGCCGAGCCGCTTGGCCGCTTCGATTGCGTGCCGGTCGTGAGCGGTGCGAATGCCGTGATCCTCGCGCGCGCCGATTTGGTGCGCCACACGGTGAACGTGCGCGTGCTTGCGCTGCAATGTCTGTACAACCCCGACCACCAGTCGGACGATGGCCTGCAGACCTCGCTCGCGGCGATTGCCGACGATCTCTGGCGCAAAGCCGGGCTCACGCCGGACGACATGGACCTGGTATCCGTCTACGACGACTACCCCGTGATGGTTCTCGCGCAACTTGCCGATCTCGGCTTTGCTCCGGACGGCGATCTGCGCGCGTTGATCGCGCGCATCGGCTTGCGCGAGCTTGCCGTCAACACATCCGGCGGCCAGTTGTCTGCGGGACAGGCGGGCGCCGCGGGCGGCATGCACGGCCTCGTCGAGGCGATCACGCAGTTGCGCGGCGCGGCGGGCGAGCGCCAGGTGCGCGACGCGCAACGCGCGGTCGTGAGCGGCTACGGCATGGTTGAGTATCGTTACGGCATGTGCGCGAATGCGGTGGTGCTCGAGCGAGATCGGCGAGGTGCGCAATGA
- a CDS encoding ATP-dependent acyl-CoA ligase — translation MGPTETIVEHCNSEPHKLVANRTLPALLASRAARNGSAPLFSDRTTTWTGADAVEIAARRAGALAAQGVKRGDHVALLCGNRTEFIEVLLGCGWLGAVVVPINTASRGLQLEHILRNCGARLLVAETQLVHAVLSLDARDLCLQTIWLIGEGEAGDAEAEAQKTASAAGYTSVPLPPAGELLDAAVLADGDPFAVLYTSGTSGLSKGVVCPHAQFYWWGKNTARDLGVVAGDVLYTCLPLFHTNAINSFFQALIHDAALVADRRFSASGFFDALVETRATVTFVLGAMVPILLGRPVARNEREHRVRIALAPGVPGHFQQDFTSRCGIALIDGYGSTETNCVISSVIGEHRPGYMGKLSAGFDARVVDEHDQPVPDGEAGELILRADEPFAFASGYLGMAEKTVEAWRNLWFHTGDCVVREANGDYRFVDRQKDAIRRRGENVSSFEVEQVLLSHPAVETAAVFAVKSSLAEDEVMAALVLRTGETLEPVDLIRYCEPRLPYFAVPRYLDFAQELPKTENGKIQKFKLREQGVTWTTWDLDASGYRLKRS, via the coding sequence ATGGGACCCACGGAGACAATCGTCGAGCACTGCAACAGCGAGCCGCACAAGCTCGTCGCAAATCGCACATTGCCGGCCTTGCTGGCCTCGCGCGCGGCCCGAAACGGCAGTGCGCCGCTCTTCTCGGATCGCACGACGACATGGACGGGCGCCGACGCCGTCGAGATCGCCGCGCGTCGCGCCGGCGCCCTCGCCGCGCAAGGCGTCAAGCGTGGCGATCACGTCGCGCTGCTGTGCGGCAACCGCACTGAATTCATAGAGGTCCTGCTGGGCTGCGGATGGCTCGGCGCGGTCGTGGTCCCAATCAATACCGCATCGCGCGGTCTGCAACTGGAACATATTCTGCGCAACTGCGGCGCGCGCCTGCTCGTCGCCGAAACGCAATTGGTCCATGCCGTTCTCTCACTCGATGCGCGAGACCTTTGTCTGCAAACCATCTGGCTGATAGGCGAAGGCGAAGCGGGTGATGCCGAAGCCGAGGCGCAAAAAACGGCAAGCGCCGCAGGCTACACGTCGGTCCCACTGCCGCCGGCAGGCGAGTTGCTCGACGCGGCCGTGCTCGCGGATGGCGACCCGTTCGCCGTGCTCTACACCTCGGGCACGTCGGGCCTCTCGAAGGGTGTGGTCTGTCCGCATGCGCAGTTCTACTGGTGGGGCAAGAACACGGCGCGCGATCTCGGCGTCGTCGCCGGTGATGTGCTGTACACCTGCCTGCCGCTCTTTCACACGAATGCAATCAACAGCTTTTTTCAGGCATTAATTCACGACGCTGCGCTCGTCGCCGACCGGCGTTTCTCCGCAAGCGGCTTTTTCGACGCACTGGTCGAAACCCGCGCGACGGTGACCTTCGTGCTCGGAGCGATGGTGCCGATCCTGCTGGGCCGTCCGGTCGCGCGGAACGAGCGCGAGCACCGCGTACGCATCGCGCTTGCGCCGGGCGTGCCGGGGCATTTCCAGCAAGACTTCACGTCGCGCTGCGGCATCGCCTTGATCGACGGCTACGGTTCAACGGAGACTAACTGCGTGATCAGCAGCGTCATCGGCGAGCACAGGCCGGGCTATATGGGCAAGCTCTCCGCGGGCTTCGACGCGCGCGTCGTCGACGAACACGACCAGCCGGTGCCCGATGGCGAAGCCGGTGAGCTGATCCTGCGTGCCGACGAACCGTTCGCTTTCGCAAGCGGCTATCTCGGCATGGCCGAGAAGACGGTCGAGGCGTGGCGCAACCTGTGGTTTCACACCGGTGATTGCGTCGTGCGTGAAGCCAACGGCGATTACCGTTTCGTCGATCGGCAGAAGGACGCGATCCGGCGCCGCGGCGAGAACGTCTCTTCGTTCGAAGTCGAGCAAGTTCTGTTGAGCCACCCGGCAGTCGAAACAGCGGCAGTTTTCGCGGTCAAATCCTCGCTTGCCGAAGACGAAGTGATGGCCGCGCTCGTGTTGCGCACTGGCGAAACGCTCGAGCCAGTCGACCTGATTCGCTACTGCGAACCCCGTCTGCCGTATTTCGCCGTGCCGCGTTATCTCGACTTCGCGCAAGAGCTGCCGAAGACGGAGAACGGCAAGATTCAGAAATTCAAGCTGCGCGAGCAAGGCGTCACGTGGACGACGTGGGACCTCGACGCGTCGGGATACCGGCTCAAGCGTTCATGA